One Armatimonadia bacterium genomic region harbors:
- a CDS encoding sulfatase encodes MNVIFVLCDTLRRDHCGPYHGGLPLNQRWSAEQPDWVVPTPNLDRLAARGTVFDNCYSGSYPCMPARRDIYTGRYEFLRRGWGPLEEDDLDLPRQVSGPPNQSLTKQRQEGRPISYLATDHFHLWEQGAGNYHHGYSGFEFIRGLEADAWKTDPVQFPCPTAELLSKNERHYRNMFLTRHSEEDYTVARLMTHAADWLRRNHTHDSFYLHLDCFPPHEPWDPPEELIKLFDPEGYLEGWTGAVRYDKWRNHYTERQLRNIQARYAANVVLVDRWLGPLLGAMDELDLWSNTLLILTTDHGTFNGDYGRIGKMQTHMHEPISHTPFIVCHPTLGHGERREQLVQLVDVYPTVLSALGRPCPPDLDGVDLLPVMADPAARTRESAVTGMFGQSVTFTDGEWILHQSPVAGNQPLNWYGHCLAKFLHYNLGPYENGRRKVTDCRFEQPTWLSNKKSDPCELENLVGSRPEKLHEMQAALAAKLQDLAAPPEQLLRLGLQEFAH; translated from the coding sequence ATGAATGTCATTTTCGTCCTGTGTGATACGCTCCGACGTGACCACTGTGGTCCCTACCATGGTGGGCTGCCGCTGAACCAGCGCTGGAGTGCAGAGCAACCGGACTGGGTGGTGCCGACACCGAATCTGGACCGGCTGGCCGCACGGGGCACCGTGTTCGACAACTGCTACAGCGGGAGTTATCCGTGCATGCCTGCCCGGCGGGACATCTACACGGGCCGGTATGAGTTCCTGCGGCGTGGCTGGGGTCCGCTGGAAGAGGACGACCTCGACCTCCCAAGACAGGTGTCCGGACCGCCGAACCAGTCTCTGACCAAGCAGCGACAGGAAGGCAGGCCGATCAGCTACCTTGCGACCGACCACTTCCACCTGTGGGAGCAGGGGGCGGGCAACTACCATCATGGCTATTCGGGGTTTGAGTTCATCCGGGGCCTGGAGGCTGATGCCTGGAAGACCGATCCGGTGCAGTTCCCGTGTCCGACGGCCGAGTTGCTCTCGAAGAACGAGCGGCACTACCGGAACATGTTCCTGACGCGGCACTCCGAAGAGGACTACACGGTAGCCCGTCTGATGACCCATGCAGCCGATTGGCTACGGCGCAACCACACCCACGACAGCTTCTACCTGCATCTGGATTGCTTCCCTCCTCATGAGCCCTGGGATCCGCCGGAGGAGCTGATCAAGCTCTTCGACCCCGAGGGGTACCTTGAGGGATGGACCGGCGCGGTGCGCTATGACAAGTGGCGCAATCACTACACAGAGCGGCAGTTGCGCAACATCCAAGCGCGCTATGCGGCGAACGTGGTGCTGGTAGATCGCTGGCTTGGGCCGCTGCTGGGTGCGATGGATGAGCTGGACCTGTGGAGCAACACGCTGCTGATTCTGACGACCGACCACGGCACCTTCAACGGCGATTACGGACGCATCGGCAAGATGCAGACCCACATGCACGAGCCGATCAGCCACACACCCTTCATCGTCTGCCACCCGACCCTCGGCCATGGCGAGCGGCGAGAGCAGCTTGTGCAGTTGGTGGACGTGTACCCGACCGTGCTGAGTGCGCTCGGGAGGCCCTGTCCGCCGGACCTCGATGGTGTTGACCTGCTGCCCGTGATGGCAGACCCGGCGGCAAGGACGCGAGAGTCTGCGGTGACAGGGATGTTCGGCCAGAGCGTCACCTTCACAGACGGGGAGTGGATTCTGCACCAATCGCCGGTGGCGGGAAACCAGCCGCTGAACTGGTATGGGCACTGCCTCGCGAAGTTCCTACACTACAACCTTGGGCCCTACGAGAACGGGCGTCGAAAGGTGACGGACTGCCGGTTCGAGCAACCGACCTGGCTTAGCAACAAGAAGAGCGACCCCTGTGAGTTGGAGAACCTGGTGGGGAGTCGGCCCGAGAAGCTGCATGAGATGCAGGCGGCCCTAGCGGCGAAGCTGCAAGACCTCGCAGCGCCGCCGGAGCAGCTTCTACGCCTTGGACTGCAAGAGTTTGCGCACTGA
- a CDS encoding protein phosphatase 2C domain-containing protein has translation MLFAACTDTGLVRTLNQDGFIVLDLRTGARFAGEQVVGCTSGFTVWAVADGMGGAAAGDLASRICLDTFADELGGALATGAPESDQISDLLLDALEAANTAVYRAASEDLARYGMGTTFTAGLLHAGTVYVVHVGDSRLYRLRGDSLDCLTTDHSVVNRLVELGEITRDEARTHPLKHQITRAVGPHLSVPIDLEAHPAQPGDLYLCCSDGLWEMVAEEVLMQTLLTSRDLLTRGPEVVLQDACRQLLLLACEAGGLDNVTVLLTLLGESEAPSGPSPDTAN, from the coding sequence GTGCTGTTCGCTGCCTGTACGGACACAGGATTGGTGCGCACGCTGAATCAGGACGGGTTCATCGTCCTTGACCTGCGGACAGGCGCCCGCTTCGCGGGGGAGCAAGTCGTGGGGTGCACCTCTGGGTTCACGGTGTGGGCCGTGGCAGACGGCATGGGCGGCGCGGCTGCAGGCGATCTGGCGAGCAGAATCTGCCTTGATACCTTCGCCGACGAACTAGGCGGGGCTCTGGCCACCGGAGCGCCGGAGTCCGACCAGATCTCCGACCTCCTTCTCGACGCCCTGGAGGCCGCCAACACCGCCGTCTACCGTGCCGCTTCCGAGGACCTTGCGCGGTACGGGATGGGAACCACCTTCACCGCTGGTCTTCTGCACGCAGGCACCGTGTACGTCGTCCACGTCGGAGACTCCAGGCTCTACCGTCTCCGCGGCGATAGCCTGGATTGTCTCACCACTGACCACTCCGTGGTGAACCGTCTCGTCGAGCTCGGCGAGATCACCCGTGACGAGGCACGCACGCATCCCCTGAAGCATCAGATCACCCGTGCCGTCGGGCCTCACCTCTCAGTCCCCATCGACCTTGAGGCGCATCCCGCCCAGCCGGGCGACCTCTATCTCTGCTGCTCTGACGGACTGTGGGAGATGGTTGCGGAGGAGGTCCTGATGCAAACCCTCCTCACCTCCCGGGATCTCCTGACACGCGGCCCGGAGGTGGTGCTGCAGGATGCCTGTCGCCAGTTGTTGCTGCTTGCTTGTGAAGCGGGCGGCCTCGACAACGTGACGGTGCTGCTCACCCTCCTCGGCGAGTCCGAAGCGCCCTCAGGCCCTTCACCTGACACCGCGAACTGA
- a CDS encoding LacI family DNA-binding transcriptional regulator, with protein MSHNGRVTLRDIAQRAGVSAMTVSRVLNGSASPVAISPETAKRVWEIAEELGYRPNPSAQAIRTGRFNSVGLVLSDQAWRSPLFPSLIPGIQRALAGHRMRLVINQEPDERLTERRVVLNFLRESMVDGLLVNYHSQVPEVMQQLVDKYHVPAVWMNVKQEADCIHPDDLGCGREAAESLIALGHRRIAFAAFKPLWWSGPRHYSFSDRRAGCRQALEKEGLELDVRLCERQVHRGERLGLAREYLSLPDRPTAVIANGEDHVIPLLLAAGQLGLRVPEDLSLVTIGHEFCTAAGLPVTTMMLPWAQLGEEAAGMILAKIEAPEEALEPRTVPVSCMAGRSCGPAPM; from the coding sequence ATGTCCCACAATGGACGGGTCACGCTGCGCGACATCGCCCAGAGGGCCGGCGTATCCGCCATGACGGTCTCGCGAGTCCTCAATGGGTCTGCGAGCCCGGTGGCCATCAGCCCCGAGACCGCCAAACGGGTGTGGGAGATCGCTGAAGAGCTTGGCTACCGTCCGAACCCCTCCGCGCAGGCGATCCGCACTGGGCGCTTCAACAGCGTTGGGCTCGTACTCAGCGACCAGGCCTGGCGCAGCCCGCTGTTCCCGAGCCTAATCCCGGGCATCCAGAGAGCACTGGCAGGCCACAGGATGCGGCTGGTGATCAACCAGGAGCCCGATGAGCGGCTCACGGAACGCCGCGTGGTCCTCAACTTCCTGCGAGAGTCCATGGTGGATGGCCTGCTGGTCAACTACCACAGCCAGGTGCCCGAGGTCATGCAGCAACTGGTAGACAAGTACCACGTGCCCGCGGTGTGGATGAATGTGAAGCAGGAGGCCGACTGCATCCATCCCGATGATCTGGGCTGCGGACGCGAAGCAGCGGAGAGCCTGATCGCGCTCGGCCACCGGCGGATTGCCTTTGCTGCCTTCAAGCCCCTCTGGTGGAGTGGTCCGAGGCACTACAGTTTCAGTGATCGGCGGGCCGGCTGCCGTCAGGCGCTGGAGAAGGAGGGCCTGGAGCTGGATGTTCGTCTATGCGAACGGCAGGTCCATCGAGGGGAACGTCTCGGGCTCGCCCGTGAGTACCTGTCTCTGCCGGACAGGCCGACCGCCGTGATTGCCAACGGGGAGGACCACGTTATCCCGCTACTTCTGGCGGCCGGGCAGCTTGGTCTACGGGTCCCGGAAGACCTGTCGCTCGTGACGATCGGTCACGAGTTCTGTACTGCCGCCGGCTTGCCCGTCACGACAATGATGCTTCCCTGGGCTCAGTTGGGGGAGGAGGCGGCGGGGATGATCCTGGCGAAGATCGAGGCTCCAGAGGAGGCACTGGAACCGCGGACCGTGCCCGTCTCGTGTATGGCGGGTCGATCCTGTGGCCCGGCTCCGATGTGA